From a single Phalacrocorax aristotelis chromosome 1, bGulAri2.1, whole genome shotgun sequence genomic region:
- the LSMEM1 gene encoding leucine-rich single-pass membrane protein 1 isoform X1 encodes MRLCYKMEKPSLEINLPDTHEEGKLYVVDSLNNLNKLNVCPDGSHHAPDEEENTGGTGESTGGSNIRNQCLFFVTFILTLIISLALVSFVIFLIIQTRNKMDQISSRLISEKKNIEELKKINNMILKHLNQSGIKEKGRYLFTQSPDLHDYLFTQAELKVPGE; translated from the exons ATGCGGTTATGTT atAAAATGGAGAAGCCTTCCTTGGAAATTAACCTGCCCGATACTCATGAAGAAGGAAAACTCTATGTAGTTGATTCCTTAAATAATCTAAACAAACTAAATGTTTGTCCAGATGGATCCCACCATGCACCAG ATGAGGAAGAGAACACCGGTGGTACTGGAGAAAGCACGGGAGGGAGCAACATAAGAAACCAGTGTTTGTTCTTCGTCACCTTTATTCTTACTTTGATCATCAGTTTGGCACTTGTTTCATTCGTAATATTCTTAATAA TTCAAACTAGAAACAAGATGGACCAAATATCAAGCAGATTAATATCTGAAAAGAAGAACATAGAAGAGCTTAAGAAAATCAACAATATGATATTAAAGCATCTAAATCAATCAGGAATTAAAGAAAAGGGGAGATACCTCTTCACACAGTCTCCTGATCTTCATGATTATCTCTTTACCCAAGCTGAGCTGAAAGTCCCTGGAGAATAG
- the IFRD1 gene encoding interferon-related developmental regulator 1 gives MPKPKKRGSNHQRGAGGQPRNVQPFSDEDASIETMSHCSGFSDPASFTEDGPEVDEDATQEDLEYKLKGFIDLTLDKSAKTRQAALESLKSAFASKILYEFIMERRMTLTDSIERCIKKGKSDEQCAAAGLACLLCVQMGSGIESEEIFKTLGPVLKKIVCDGTASIQARQACATCLGVCCFIVTDDITELYSTMECLENIFTKAYQRDRETNGVSSTHNTVLHISALLAWTLLLTICPMNEVKKKIEMHLHKLPSLLSCDDLNMRIAAGETLALLFELARETDADFFYEDMELLTEKLRALATDGNKHRAKVDKRKQRSVFRDVLRAVEERDFPTEMVKFGPERMYIDCWVKKQTYDTFKEILGSGMQYHLQSNDFLRNVFELGPPVMLDAATLKTMKISRFERHLYNSAAFKARTKARSKCRDKRADVGEFF, from the exons GTGGTCAGCCCAGAAATGTGCAGCCTTTTAGTGATGAAGATGCTTCAATTGAAACTATGAGCCACTGCAGTGGCTTCAGTGATCCTGCTAGCTTCACTGAGGATG GGCCTGAAGTTGATGAAGACGCCACTCAAGAAGACTTAGAATACAAATTGAAGGGGTTTATTGATCTTACATTGGACAAGAG TGCAAAGACAAGACAAGCAGCTCTTGAAAGTCTGAAAAGTGCTTTTGCTTCCAAAATACTATATGAATTTATCATGGAAAGGAGAATGACGCTAACTGATAGCATTGAACGCTGCATAAAGAAAG GTAAGAGCGATGAACAGTGTGCAGCTGCTGGACTGGCGTGCCTTCTGTGCGTGCAGATGGGGTCAGGAATTGAAAGTGAAGAGATTTTTAAGACCCTCGGTCCGGTTCTGAAGAAGATTGTCTGTGATGGAACAGCCAGTATCCAAGCCAGACAGGCT TGTGCAACCTGCTTAGGCGTTTGCTGTTTCATTGTCACTGACGACATTACG GAACTGTACTCTACTATGGAATGCCTGGAAAACATCTTCACAAAGGCCTATCAGCGAGACAGAGAAACGAATGGTGTATCAAGTACCCATAACACTGTGCTTCACATCAGTGCTCTCTTAGCATGGACACTGTTGTTGACCATTTGTCCAATGAAtgaagtgaagaagaaaatcgAAAT GCACTTGCATAAACTCCCAAGTCTGCTGTCTTGTGATGATCTCAACATGAGAATAGCTGCTGGAGAAACACTAGCCCTTCTGTTCGAACTGGCACGTGAAACAGATGCT gATTTCTTTTATGAAGATATGGAACTTCTAACAGAGAAACTAAGAGCTCTGGCTACTGATGGAAACAAGCACCGAGCCAAAGTAGATAAAAGAAAGCAGCGATCTGTCTTCAGAGATGTTCTACGAGCTGTTGAG GAGCGTGACTTTCCTACAGAGATGGTTAAGTTTGGACCTGAGCGCATGTATATTGACTGCtgggttaaaaaacaaacttacGATACCTTCAAGGAGATTCTGGGGTCAGGGATGCAATATCATTTGCAG TCAAATGACTTTCTTCGGAATGTGTTTGAGCTTGGTCCACCAGTAATGCTAGATGCTGCAACTCTTAAAACAATGAAGATATCCCGTTTTGAAAGG CACTTGTACAACTCTGCAGCATTCAAGGCTCGGACAAAGGCTAGAAGTAAATGTCGTGATAAAAGAGCAGACGTGGGGGAATTTTTCTAG
- the LSMEM1 gene encoding leucine-rich single-pass membrane protein 1 isoform X2 produces MEKPSLEINLPDTHEEGKLYVVDSLNNLNKLNVCPDGSHHAPDEEENTGGTGESTGGSNIRNQCLFFVTFILTLIISLALVSFVIFLIIQTRNKMDQISSRLISEKKNIEELKKINNMILKHLNQSGIKEKGRYLFTQSPDLHDYLFTQAELKVPGE; encoded by the exons ATGGAGAAGCCTTCCTTGGAAATTAACCTGCCCGATACTCATGAAGAAGGAAAACTCTATGTAGTTGATTCCTTAAATAATCTAAACAAACTAAATGTTTGTCCAGATGGATCCCACCATGCACCAG ATGAGGAAGAGAACACCGGTGGTACTGGAGAAAGCACGGGAGGGAGCAACATAAGAAACCAGTGTTTGTTCTTCGTCACCTTTATTCTTACTTTGATCATCAGTTTGGCACTTGTTTCATTCGTAATATTCTTAATAA TTCAAACTAGAAACAAGATGGACCAAATATCAAGCAGATTAATATCTGAAAAGAAGAACATAGAAGAGCTTAAGAAAATCAACAATATGATATTAAAGCATCTAAATCAATCAGGAATTAAAGAAAAGGGGAGATACCTCTTCACACAGTCTCCTGATCTTCATGATTATCTCTTTACCCAAGCTGAGCTGAAAGTCCCTGGAGAATAG